The following are encoded together in the Tripterygium wilfordii isolate XIE 37 chromosome 18, ASM1340144v1, whole genome shotgun sequence genome:
- the LOC119983871 gene encoding 3',5'-nucleoside bisphosphate phosphatase: MVDDAFVLQSAKEDSITSSICNDSTAVTATANTKKAIDKKKKKKKRGGSKKKMTVEQTLAFKSVCEWVYLDQPPPLVSSVAASFLADDFGVQKSAGRGGEKLVFELHSHSKCSDGYLSPSKLVERAHGNGVKVLALTDHDTMSGIPEAVEAARRFGIKIIPGIEISSIFSRDSESEEPVHILAYYSSCGPTRFEEVEKFLANIRDGRYLRAKNMVLKLNKLKFPLKWEHVAKIAGNGVAPGRLHVARAMVEAGYVENLKQAFARYLYDGGPAYSTGNEPLAEEAVQLICKTGGLAVLAHPWALKNPVAIIKRLKDAGLQGMEVYRSDGKLAAYSELADAYGLLKLGGSDYHGRGGHGESELGSVNLPTLVLHDFLKVARPIWYSAIRGILENYAEEPSDSNLACVTRFGRSRIFKGSSPLSCGKDLIDRCLSLWLTNEERQSAEFEAIKLKLSHVTINHGGIQVPILSK, encoded by the exons ATGGTGGATGATGCTTTTGTTCTCCAGAGCGCCAAAGAAGACAGCATAACCAGTTCAATTTGCAATGACTCCACTGCGGTCACGGCCACCGCAAACACAAAGAAAGCAAtagacaaaaagaagaagaagaagaagcgtgGAGGCAGCAAGAAGAAGATGACCGTTGAGCAGACTCTGGCCTTCAAATCGGTGTGTGAGTGGGTGTATCTGGATCAGCCTCCCCCGTTGGTTTCCTCTGTTGCTGCTTCTTTTCTCGCCGACGATTTTGGGGTACAAAAGAGTGCTGGAAGAGGTGGGGAGAAGCTGGTGTTTGAATTACACTCCCATTCGAAATGCAGTGACGGGTACTTGTCGCCTTCCAAGCTCGTGGAGAGAGCTCATGGGAATGGG GTGAAAGTTCTTGCTTTGACAGATCATGATACAATGTCTGGTATTCCCGAGGCCGTGGAAGCAGCACGCAGATTTGGTATAAAGATAATCCCTGGCATCGAAATAAGCTCAATCTTCTCAAG AGACTCTGAATCCGAGGAACCGGTGCATATCCTTGCATATTACAGTAGCTGTGGGCCAACAAGATTTGAAGAAGTGGAAAAATTCCTAGCTAACATCAGGGATGGCCGCTACCTTCGTGCAAAGAACATGGTCTTGAAACTGAATAAGCTAAAGTTTCCCCTTAAGTGGGAGCATGTCGCCAAGATTGCCGGTAATGGTGTTGCTCCTGGGAGATTGCATGTAGCTCGAGCTATGGTTGAAGCTGGTTATGTGGAGAATCTGAAACAAGCTTTTGCTAGATATCTATATGATGGTGGACCTGCTTACTCAAC TGGAAATGAGCCTTTAGCAGAGGAAGCTGTGCAACTTATATGTAAAACAGGGGGTCTTGCAGTGCTGGCTCATCCATGGGCATTGAAGAATCCTGTTGCTATCATCAAAAGGTTGAAAGATGCAGGACTTCAGGGGATGGAAGTTTACAGGAGTGATGGAAAACTGGCAG CGTACAGTGAACTTGCGGATGCTTATGGTCTTTTGAAGCTTGGAGGATCAGATTATCATGGGAGGGGTGGCCATGGCGAGTCTGAACTGGGAAGTGTGAACCTTCCTACTCTGGTTTTGCACGACTTCCTTAAGGTAGCTCGACCAATCTGGTACAGTGCCATAAGAGGCATTCTGGAGAACTATGCCGAGGAACCTTCAGATTCAAACTTAGCTTGTGTTACAAGGTTTGGGAGGTCAAGGATTTTCAAAGGAAGTTCCCCTTTGAGCTGCGGCAAAGATTTGATCGATCGTTGCTTGTCATTGTGGTTGACAAATGAAGAGAGACAGAGTGCTGAGTTTGAAGCCATAAAACTGAAACTTTCTCATGTTACAATCAATCATGGCGGAATTCAGGTTCCTATACTGAGTAAATAA
- the LOC119983866 gene encoding BRASSINOSTEROID INSENSITIVE 1-associated receptor kinase 1-like, which produces MKKILGFLRTMERAVTVISGSTFVCSVLLFQLILSRVAANTEGDALNALKNSLEDPNNILQSWDATLVNPCTWFHVTCNTENSVTRVDLGNALLSGQLVSQLGQLPNLQYLELYGNNISGKIPVELGDLTNLVSLDLYVNKLTGTIPPTLGKLSKLRFLRLNNNGLTGTIPLLLTTVTSLQVLDLSNNNLTGDIPVNGSFSQFTPISFRNNHLNNITVSPPPPIVPTPPAPSAGSSAIGAIAGGVAAGAALLFAAPAIAIAYWRRRKPQDHFFDVPAEEDPEVHLGQLKRFSLRELQVATDAFSNKNILGRGGFGKVYKGRLADGSLVAVKRLKEERTQGGELQFQTEVEMISMAVHRNLLRLRGFCMTPTERLLVYPYMANGSVASCLRDRPESQSPLVWPARKQIALGAARGLAYLHDHCDPKIIHRDVKAANILLDEEFEAVVGDFGLAKLMDYKDTHVTTAVRGTIGHIAPEYLSTGKSSEKTDVFGYGVMLLELITGQRAFDLARLANDDDVMLLDWVKGLLKDKKLEILVDADMQGNYIDEEVEKLIQVAVLCTQGSPMERPKMSEVVRMLEGDGLAEKWEEWQKADMFREEFTHPHHPNAPWLIIDSTSNVPPDELSGPR; this is translated from the exons ATGAAGAAGATATTGGGGTTTTTGCGAACGATGGAGCGAGCGGTAACGGTGATCTCAGGCTCGACTTTCGTCTGCTCAGTTTTGCTATTTCAATTGATTCTTTCGAGAGTCGCTGCTAATACTGAAG GCGATGCTTTGAATGCATTAAAAAATAGTTTGGAGGATCCTAACAACATTCTACAAAGTTGGGATGCTACCCTTGTTAATCCCTGCACTTGGTTTCATGTCACATGCAACACTGAAAATAGTGTCACTCGAGT TGATCTTGGAAATGCATTACTATCTGGGCAATTGGTTTCGCAGCTTGGTCAGCTTCCTAATTTGCAGTACTT GGAACTTTATGGCAATAATATCAGTGGAAAAATTCCAGTGGAGCTTGGGGATTTGACAAACTTGGTGAGCTTGGATCTTTACGTGAACAAGTTAACGGGTACAATTCCACCAACCTTGGGCAAACTTTCGAAACTTCGTTTCCT GCGTCTTAACAACAACGGCTTAACTGGAACTATTCCTTTGTTGTTGACTACTGTTACGTCGCTGCAAGTCCT GGATCTTTCAAACAACAATCTGACCGGCGATATCCCAGTCAATGGCTCATTTTCACAATTTACTCCCATCAG TTTTCGAAATAATCATCTTAACAATATTACAGTTTCTCCCCCTCCTCCGATTGTTCCAACTCCCCCAGCTCCATCTGCTG GTAGCAGTGCCATTGGGGCTATTGCGGGGGGAGTTGCTGCTGGTGCTGCTCTACTATTTGCTGCTCCTGCAATTGCAATTGCTTACTGGCGGCGGAGAAAACCACAAGATCACTTTTTTGATGTACCCG CTGAAGAGGATCCAGAAGTCCATTTAGGACAGCTCAAAAGGTTTTCTCTGCGTGAACTACAAGTTGCAACTGATGCTTTTAGCAATAAGAACATTCTGGGTAGGGGCGGATTTGGTAAAGTCTATAAAGGACGATTAGCTGATGGTTCTCTAGTTGCAGTAAAGAGATTGAAAGAGGAGCGTACTCAGGGTGGGGAGCTGCAGTTCCAAACTGAAGTGGAAATGATCAGCATGGCTGTGCATCGGAATCTGCTTCGTCTCCGTGGCTTTTGTATGACTCCAACGGAACGATTGCTTGTCTATCCCTATATGGCAAATGGAAGTGTAGCATCGTGTTTAAGAG ATCGCCCAGAATCGCAATCCCCACTTGTTTGGCCAGCGCGGAAGCAGATTGCACTTGGAGCTGCAAGAGGGCTTGCTTACTTGCATGATCATTGTGACCCCAAGATTATTCACCGTGATGTAAAAGCTGCAAATATACTACTGGATGAGGAATTCGAAGCTGTTGTTGGAGACTTTGGATTGGCAAAACTCATGGACTACAAAGATACTCATGTTACAACCGCTGTACGTGGCACAATTGGGCATATCGCCCCAGAGTACCTCTCAACTGGAAAGTCTTCAGAGAAGACTGATGTTTTCGGCTATGGTGTCATGCTTCTTGAACTGATAACTGGACAGCGGGCTTTTGATCTTGCACGGCTGGCAAATGACGATGATGTAATGCTACTCGATTGG GTGAAAGGCCTTTTAAAAGATAAGAAATTGGAGATACTGGTTGATGCGGACATGCAGGGCAATTACATTGACGAAGAAGTGGAAAAGCTGATCCAGGTGGCTGTTCTGTGCACGCAAGGTTCCCCAATGGAACGACCTAAGATGTCAGAGGTAGTAAGAATGCTTGAAGGTGATGGTTTGGCTGAGAAATGGGAGGAATGGCAGAAAGCGGATATGTTTCGTGAGGAATTTACTCATCCCCACCACCCAAATGCGCCTTGGCTCATCATCGATTCCACATCGAACGTCCCTCCAGATGAACTGTCTGGTCCTAGATGA